A window of Castanea sativa cultivar Marrone di Chiusa Pesio chromosome 1, ASM4071231v1 contains these coding sequences:
- the LOC142639296 gene encoding protein phosphatase 2C 77: protein MKEMSPPISFPFRLDNMICNDSLITTHKEINGLKFLANTTFLLSKPTTKPNPSYVSISGGKEDCGSNIPQSRISIVSQSAEAENREGGGTTVSNFVTKNGGDKIDCRTVDWRSQEDVLMSLDGNSSEVSTTVMNFELVDKSKLKESNVELEHAQDPFAMVLDLESKEGSGCNGSDPKLFTAPSEPGVLQEKKICRASSKNIFELDSHPLWGFTSMCGMRPQMEDDVVVVPRFLHIPARMLSDEHVPNSMNHHSSPLTAHFFGVYDGHGGCQVANYCHERLHLALTEEIEISKASFSDGCTGISCQELWKKAFLNCFVKVDEEIGGVHRGNSGSNSEANQIPIAPETVGSTAVVAILCSTHLIVANCGDSRAVLSRGKLVIPLSVDHKPNRDDELARIEAAGGRVIEWRGSRVFGVLAMSRSIGDNYMKPWVIPDPEVMFVPRSKEDECLVLASDGLWDVMTNEEVCDIARKRILAWHKKHGNTLPAERNDGVDPAAQAAAEYLSRLALQKGSKDNITVIVVDLKAQRKIKRKL from the exons ATGAAGGAGATGTCTCCACCCATTTCCTTTCCATTTAGGCTAGATAATATGATCTGTAATGATTCATTGATAACAACCCACAAGGAAATCAATGGGCTCAAGTTTCTTGCAAACACAACCTTCTTGTTGTCAAAACCTACAACAAAGCCAAATCCATCTTATGTGTCAATTTCAGGTGGAAAAGAAGATTGTGGTAGTAACATtccacaaagtagaattagtaTAGTATCACAATCTGCCGAAGCAGAGAACAGGGAAGGAGGAGGAACCACTGTGTCAAATTTCGTTACTAAAAATGGAGGTGATAAGATTGATTGTAGGACAGTTGATTGGAGAAGCCAGGAAGATGTGCTCATGTCATTAGATGGGAATAGTTCTGAGGTAAGTACAACTGTGATGAATTTTGAGCTTGTTGACAAGTCCAAATTGAAAGAATCAAATGTTGAGTTGGAGCATGCACAAGATCCTTTTGCAATGGTGTTGGATCTTGAGAGTAAGGAAGGCAGTGGATGTAATGGATCTGATCCAAAGTTATTTACTGCTCCTTCTGAGCCTGGGGTGCTGCAGGAAAAGAAGATATGTAGAGCAAGtagcaaaaatatatttgaactGGATTCCCATCCCCTTTGGGGTTTCACATCCATGTGTGGAATGAGGCCACAGATGGAGGATGATGTCGTGGTTGTACCCCGATTCTTGCATATTCCTGCTAGAATGCTGTCGGATGAACATGTTCCTAATAGCATGAATCATCATTCAAGTCCTTTAACTGCCCATTTCTTTGGTGTCTATGATGGTCATGGCGGCTGTCAG GTTGCAAATTATTGCCACGAACGTCTACATTTGGCTTTGACTGAGGAGATAGAAATTTCCAAAGCGAGTTTCTCCGATGGATGTACTGGGATTAGTTGTCAGGAGCTGTGGAAGAAAGCCTTCCTCAATTGTTTTGTCAAAGTTGATGAAGAGATTGGGGGAGTTCACCGTGGCAACAGTGGAAGCAACTCTGAGGCTAATCAAATACCTATTGCCCCTGAAACTGTTGGTTCTACTGCTGTGGTTGCCATTTTGTGTTCAACCCACCTAATAGTTGCAAATTGTGGGGATTCAAGAGCAGTTTTGTCTCGTGGAAAATTGGTTATTCCATTGTCAGTAGATCACAAA CCAAATAGAGATGATGAACTTGCAAGGATAGAAGCTGCGGGAGGCAGGGTCATAGAATGGAGAGGATCCCGTGTTTTTGGTGTTCTTGCAATGTCCAGGTCCATTG GTGATAATTACATGAAACCATGGGTCATTCCGGATCCAGAAGTGATGTTTGTTCCCCGGTCGAAGGAAGACGAGTGCCTGGTTTTGGCCAGTGATGGTTTATGGGATGTCATGACAAACGAGGAGGTTTGTGATATTGCAAGAAAGCGGATCCTTGCGTGGCACAAAAAGCATGGTAATACCCTACCCGCAGAAAGGAATGATGGTGTTGATCCTGCAGCTCAAGCTGCAGCAGAGTACCTCTCAAGGCTTGCTCTCCAAAAGGGAAGTAAAGACAACATCACTGTCATAGTGGTAGACTTGAAAGCTCAAAGGAAGATTAAGAGAAAACTCTAA
- the LOC142621485 gene encoding mitogen-activated protein kinase kinase SIPKK — MKKGSLIPNLKLSLPPPDEISFSKFLTQSGTFMVDDLLVNRDGVRIVTQSEVEAPPPIKPSDDQLSLADLDTIKVIGKGNGGIVQLVQHKWTGQFFALKVIQMNIEESCRKLIAQELKINQSAQCPYVVVCYQSFYNNGVISIILEYMDGGSLLDFLKKVKTIPEPYLAAICKQVLKGLLYLHHEKHIIHRDLKPSNLLINHRGEVKITDFGVSAIMDSTSGQANTFLGTYNYMSPERIVGGKYNSKSDIWSLGLVLLECATGQFPYSPSEQSEGWANFYELMEAIVEKPPPSAPSDHFSQEFSSFISACVQKEPTDRPSAHELMTHPFIAMYEDLDIDLSSYFTSAGSPLATL; from the exons ATGAAGAAGGGGAGCTTAATTCCTAACCTCAAGCTTTCTCTCCCTCCTCCTGATGAGATTTCCTTTTCCAAGTTCct GACTCAAAGCGGAACGTTTATGGTTGACGATCTACTGGTGAATAGAGATGGGGTTCGAATTGTTACTCAAAGCGAAGTTGAAGCT CCACCCCCTATCAAGCCATCAGACGACCAGTTGAGTTTAGCGGATCTAGACACAATTAAAGTGATCGGAAAAGGAAATGGAGGAATTGTGCAATTGGTGCAACACAAATGGACTGGCCAGTTTTTTGCATTGAAG GTAATTCAAATGAATATTGAGGAGTCTTGTCGCAAGCTAATTGCTCAGGAATTGAAAATAAATCAGTCAGCACAATGTCCGTATGTTGTTGTCTGTTACCAGTCTTTCTATAATAATGGCGTCATTTCAATCATATTAGAGTACATGGATGGTGGATCTCTATTAGATTTTCTGAAAAAGGTCAAAACAATTCCAGAGCCATATCTTGCTGCCATCTGTAAGCAG GTGCTGAAGGGTTTGCTGTATCTTCATCATGAAAAACACATTATCCACAGGGATTTAAAACCTTCTAATTTGTTGATAAATCATAGAGGGGAGGTCAAGATTACTGACTTTGGTGTGAGTGCAATAATGGATAGCACTTCTGGCCAGGCTAATACTTTTCTTGGCACATACAACTATATGTCT CCAGAGAGAATTGTTGGAGGCAAATATAACTCCAAAAGTGACATTTGGAGCTTGGGATTAGTATTACTTGAGTGTGCAACAGGCCAGTTCCCATATTCACCATCAGAGCAGAGTGAAGGATGGGCTAACTTTTATGAGCTCATGGAAGCTATTGTCGAGAAACCGCCACCTTCTGCACCTTCTGATCACTTTTCTCAAGAATTCAGCTCATTTATTTCTGCATG tgtACAGAAAGAACCAACAGATAGACCGTCAGCACATGAACTTATG ACCCACCCTTTCATTGCCATGTATGAAGACTTGGACATTGATCTCTCATCTTACTTCACCAGTGCAGGATCTCCACTTGCAACCCTATAA